In one Silene latifolia isolate original U9 population chromosome 10, ASM4854445v1, whole genome shotgun sequence genomic region, the following are encoded:
- the LOC141607594 gene encoding uncharacterized protein LOC141607594, protein MDPNNPNILQNLIEALQNLSEIGVNGTPRRGEQSREEFKVSELPEFVGGTDPEDYLEWERKIERMFEFKDLDDEKCCKYAILRLSRGASLWYEGFKVKRARAGKEKISSWESLKRKLRKRYVPATYRLTTYRKIAELTQERSSVSDYINEFENFTLMGGIEESEDLKMARFLRGLNRNIANSVELQSYADFDSLCNLCLKVEAQGKAKLTPTHGEGGRSWRNEGYSRGSPSSRTVETTPKKISTPESAPKIPVPKETSLSRVRCFKCQGFGHFQNACPNKRNIALREAIAVRDELYEEEERLGDVFNFEEREEEENDRDVETYDAPNYDCALVLRALQTQSTPIEAEQRNQIFHTKCQVKDMWCSLIIDGGSCTNVASTKMVDKLGLDTIPHPKPYVLHWLDDGNKVKVTKQVKVALTMGSYDDNILCDVVPMDACHVLLGRPWQFDRNVIHRGRSNEYELVDKGKKLVLRPMAPSLCPFFGHPTEEDRKHDHVCK, encoded by the coding sequence atggatccCAACAATCCTAATATCCTTCAAAATCTTATAGAAGCACTACAAAACCTTTCGGAAATTGGCGTGAACGGAACACCACGTCGAGGAGAACAAAGTCGAGAAGAATTCAAGGTAAGTGAACTACCCGAGTTTGTGGGAGGCACGGATCCCGAGGATTACCTCGAATGGGAGAGGAAGATTGAACGGATGTTCGAGTTCAAAGACCTGGATGATGAAAAGTGTTGCAAGTACGCCATTCTACGACTAAGTCGTGGAGCCTCCTTGTGGTATGAAGGCTTCAAGGTAAAACGTGCCCGAGCAGGAAAGGAAAAGATATCCTCTTGGGAATCTCTCAAAAGAAAGCTACGCAAGAGATACGTCCCAGCCACGTATAGACTCACAACGTATCGCAAGATTGCCGAGTTGACTCAAGAGAGGAGTAGTGTTTCAGATTACATAAATGAGTTTGAAAACTTTACTTTAATGGGAGGAATAGAGGAAAGTGAAGACTTGAAGATGGCTCGATTCCTTCGTGGGCTAAATCGTAACATAGCCAATTCAGTTGAATTGCAATCTTACGCTGACTTCGATTCCTTGTGTAATCTATGTCTCAAGGTAGAAGCCCAAGGAAAGGCCAAGCTCACTCCAACTCATGGTGAGGGTGGACGAAGCTGGAGGAACGAAGGATACTCAAGGGGGAGTCCGAGTAGTCGTACAGTTGAGACTACACCTAAGAAGATTTCCACCCCTGAGTCCGCTCCCAAGATACCCGTTCCTAAAGAGACAAGTTTATCTAGAGTACGGTGTTTCAAATGCCAAGGATTTGGGCATTTTCAGAACGCGTGCCCAAACAAGAGAAACATTGCCCTAAGGGAAGCTATTGCCGTTCGAGACGAGTTGTATGAGGAAGAAGAACGATTGGGCGATGTGTTCAACTTCGAAGAAAGGGAAGAAGAGGAGAACGATAGAGATGTCGAAACTTATGACGCTCCTAACTATGATTGTGCTTTAGTTCTTCGTGCTTTGCAGACTCAATCCACACCAATTGAGGCGGAACAAAGGAACCAGATTTTTCACACCAAATGTCAGGTGAAAGACATGTGGTGTAGCctaatcattgatggagggagttgtaccaacGTTGCTTCTACAAAGATGGTGGACAAGTTGGGATTGGATACCATACCTCATCCCAAACCATATGTGTTACATTGGCTTGATGACGGGAACAAGGTGAAGGTCACCAAACAAGTCAAAGTGGCGTTAACAATGGGCTCTTATGACGACAATATCTTGTGTGACGTAGTGCCAATGGATGCATGCCACGTACTCTTGGGGCGTCCATGGCAATTTGATCGCAATGTCATACACCGCGGCCGAAGCAACGAATATGAATTGGTCGACAAGGGTAAGAAGCTTGTCCTAAGACCGATGGCACCTAGTCTTTGTCCGTTCTTTGGGCACCCCACAGAGGAAGACCGCAAGCATGACCATGTTTGCAAGtga